The Microbacterium limosum genome contains a region encoding:
- a CDS encoding enoyl-CoA hydratase/isomerase family protein — MSETIRLAIADGLARITLNRPARLNAFDEEMAHAWERATVEATSSDDVGAILVDAAGPAFCAGGDVVAMSSTVGSGEGIAALAHIIHRGIRALVESSVPVVAAAHGTTAGGGLGILLASDYAVAAADSRIGSRYAGVGLTPDLSVSAQLARAVGERRALQLVLSDRMLSADEALAWGLVAEVAPPDGVAARAEAVARSWLEGATAAYGQAKRLIRSRPTRSFAGQLDEEARTIGAAFDTPEAAARIAAFAAASARKDPR; from the coding sequence ATGAGCGAGACGATCCGCCTCGCGATCGCGGACGGCCTCGCGCGCATCACGCTGAACCGGCCCGCCCGGCTCAACGCCTTCGACGAGGAGATGGCCCACGCGTGGGAGCGCGCCACGGTCGAGGCGACGTCCTCCGACGACGTCGGCGCGATCCTCGTGGATGCCGCGGGCCCCGCCTTCTGCGCCGGCGGCGACGTCGTGGCGATGTCGAGCACGGTCGGCTCGGGCGAGGGCATCGCGGCGCTCGCCCACATCATCCACCGTGGCATCCGGGCGCTCGTGGAGTCGTCGGTGCCGGTCGTCGCGGCGGCGCACGGCACGACGGCGGGCGGGGGCCTCGGCATCCTGCTCGCGAGCGACTACGCCGTCGCGGCCGCCGACTCGAGGATCGGCAGCCGGTACGCGGGCGTCGGCCTCACGCCCGACCTGTCGGTCTCGGCGCAGCTCGCGCGCGCCGTGGGCGAGCGCCGCGCCCTGCAGCTGGTGCTGAGCGATCGGATGCTGTCGGCCGACGAGGCGCTCGCGTGGGGGCTCGTCGCCGAGGTCGCGCCGCCCGACGGGGTCGCCGCGCGCGCCGAGGCGGTCGCACGCTCGTGGCTCGAGGGCGCGACCGCGGCGTACGGGCAGGCGAAGCGTCTCATCCGTTCCCGGCCCACGCGCTCGTTCGCGGGCCAGCTCGACGAGGAGGCCCGCACGATCGGCGCGGCCTTCGACACCCCCGAGGCGGCCGCACGCATCGCGGCGTTCGCCGCGGCATCCGCACGGAAGGATCCTCGATGA
- a CDS encoding energy-coupling factor transporter transmembrane component T → MQAPAPRGAGVLAARNPVAKLAAALLIALPLVLTIDWVSAAVSLALSSILLVFSGVRWREFWVRTLPIWVAAPLTAVTIALYGSPAGTVYAEWFVVRISDGSLDLALATFFRVLAIALPGVVLFITVDPTDLADGLAQIVRLPARFVLGALAGMRLLGLLADDWRALTLARRARGVADEGRVRRLLGMVFALFVLAIRRGTKLATAMEARGFGTDGARTFARESRWGAADTGLVIAGAAISAIAITTAVATGSWRFVLGV, encoded by the coding sequence CTGCAGGCCCCGGCCCCGCGCGGGGCCGGCGTGCTGGCGGCGCGCAATCCCGTGGCCAAGCTCGCGGCGGCGCTGCTGATCGCGCTGCCGCTCGTCCTCACGATCGACTGGGTCTCGGCCGCCGTCTCGCTCGCGCTCTCGAGCATCCTGCTCGTGTTCTCGGGCGTGCGGTGGCGTGAGTTCTGGGTGCGCACCCTCCCGATCTGGGTCGCGGCGCCGCTGACGGCCGTGACGATCGCCCTCTACGGCTCGCCCGCCGGAACCGTCTACGCGGAATGGTTCGTCGTGAGGATCAGCGACGGATCGCTCGATCTGGCGCTGGCGACCTTCTTCCGCGTGCTCGCGATCGCCCTGCCCGGCGTCGTGCTCTTCATCACGGTCGACCCCACCGACCTCGCCGACGGTCTCGCGCAGATCGTGCGGCTCCCCGCTCGGTTCGTGCTCGGCGCGCTCGCCGGGATGCGGCTGCTGGGGCTCCTCGCCGACGACTGGCGGGCGCTGACCCTCGCCCGCCGGGCCCGCGGCGTCGCGGACGAGGGGCGGGTGCGCCGCCTGCTCGGCATGGTGTTCGCGCTCTTCGTGCTGGCCATCCGGCGCGGCACGAAGCTCGCCACGGCGATGGAGGCGCGGGGCTTCGGTACCGACGGAGCGCGGACGTTCGCGCGCGAGTCCCGCTGGGGCGCCGCCGACACGGGACTCGTGATCGCGGGTGCCGCGATCTCGGCGATCGCGATCACGACGGCCGTCGCCACGGGTTCCTGGAGATTCGTGCTCGGAGTCTGA
- a CDS encoding NAD(P)-dependent oxidoreductase, whose translation MTDSAPLAGRTILMSGGSRGIGLAIALRAAADGANIALLAKTDAPHPKLEGTVHSAAEQIRAAGGNALPIVGDVRDDDDITQAVLMTQGEFGGIDVVVNNASVIDLSGSLELSAKKYDLMQDVNVRGTFMLSRAAVPILRESENPHILSLSPPLNPTPRWLGAHTGYSLAKFGMTMVTLGLAAEFAGDGIAANTLWPRTTIATAAVQNLLGGDRVMAASRTPQIYADAAYEVITRPADSATGRQLIVEDVLAEAGVTDLARYAAVPGTPDERLYPDIFLD comes from the coding sequence ATGACCGACTCCGCCCCCCTGGCCGGCCGCACCATCCTCATGTCGGGGGGCAGTCGCGGCATCGGCCTCGCGATCGCGCTGCGCGCCGCCGCAGACGGCGCCAATATCGCGTTGCTGGCGAAGACCGACGCGCCTCATCCGAAGCTCGAGGGCACGGTGCACTCGGCGGCCGAGCAGATCCGCGCCGCGGGGGGCAACGCCCTGCCGATCGTGGGCGACGTGCGCGACGACGACGACATCACGCAGGCCGTGCTGATGACGCAGGGGGAGTTCGGCGGCATCGACGTCGTCGTGAACAACGCGAGCGTGATCGACCTGTCGGGCTCGCTGGAGCTCTCGGCGAAGAAGTACGACCTCATGCAGGACGTCAACGTACGCGGCACGTTCATGCTCAGTCGGGCCGCCGTGCCGATCCTGCGCGAGAGCGAGAACCCTCACATCCTCTCCCTCTCCCCGCCGCTGAACCCCACCCCGCGGTGGCTCGGCGCGCACACGGGGTACTCGCTCGCGAAGTTCGGGATGACGATGGTCACGCTGGGGCTCGCGGCCGAGTTCGCGGGCGACGGCATCGCCGCCAACACCCTCTGGCCCCGCACGACGATCGCGACCGCCGCCGTGCAGAACCTCCTCGGCGGCGACCGCGTCATGGCGGCCAGCCGCACGCCCCAGATCTACGCCGACGCCGCGTACGAGGTCATCACGCGACCGGCGGACTCCGCCACGGGGCGGCAGCTCATCGTCGAGGACGTGCTCGCCGAGGCCGGCGTCACCGACCTCGCGCGGTACGCGGCGGTTCCGGGCACCCCCGACGAGCGGCTCTACCCCGACATCTTCCTGGACTGA
- a CDS encoding SDR family NAD(P)-dependent oxidoreductase, translated as MHEGRSGALVTGGASGLGLATARRLAADGYVVTILDLPGAAGDEVAAELGGVFAPADVTNEEQVRAAVAEASALAPLRVVVNCAGIAPPAKVLDRDGNPGSLADFERVVRINLVGTYNVIAQAAAAMAVNEASPDGERGVIVSTASVAAFDGQIGQPAYAASKGGVHAMTLPIARELARHGIRVVTIAPGIMETPMLKGLPQAAQDSLGGQVPFPPRLGRPDEYAALVQHIVSNGYLNGETIRLDGAIRMAPR; from the coding sequence ATGCACGAAGGCAGATCCGGCGCGCTCGTCACGGGCGGCGCCAGCGGGCTCGGGCTCGCGACCGCGAGGCGCCTCGCCGCCGACGGCTACGTCGTCACGATCCTCGACCTGCCCGGCGCCGCCGGAGACGAGGTCGCCGCGGAGCTCGGCGGGGTCTTCGCGCCGGCCGACGTCACGAACGAGGAGCAGGTGCGCGCCGCGGTCGCCGAGGCATCCGCCCTCGCGCCCCTGCGCGTCGTCGTGAACTGCGCCGGGATCGCGCCGCCCGCGAAGGTGCTGGACCGCGACGGGAACCCGGGCTCGCTCGCCGACTTCGAGCGGGTCGTGCGCATCAACCTCGTCGGCACCTACAACGTCATCGCGCAGGCCGCCGCCGCCATGGCGGTCAACGAGGCGAGCCCCGACGGGGAGCGCGGCGTCATCGTCAGCACCGCGAGCGTCGCCGCGTTCGACGGCCAGATCGGACAGCCGGCATACGCGGCGAGCAAGGGCGGTGTGCACGCGATGACGCTGCCGATCGCGCGGGAGCTCGCCCGCCACGGCATCCGGGTCGTCACGATCGCGCCGGGCATCATGGAGACGCCGATGCTGAAGGGCCTGCCGCAGGCGGCGCAGGACTCCCTCGGCGGACAGGTGCCCTTCCCCCCGAGGCTCGGCCGGCCCGACGAGTACGCCGCCCTCGTGCAGCACATCGTCTCGAACGGCTACCTCAACGGCGAGACGATCCGCCTCGACGGCGCGATCCGGATGGCACCGCGATGA